The genomic interval CACCACCTATGCTGACTGCACAACTCGCTACCCTGATGCCATGGCTAAGTGGGATGCCTTTTTTCCaggtacatgcacacaaaatcCACATGGACATTACtggttttgatatttcagtGCACTAAAAATCACCGTTTCATGCATTAAACCCTcatgctgaaagaaaaaaatcttcagtTTTTAAAGGGGCCCTTGCTGGCTGTTTTGACACATCATGATCAGTCCAATCACAGTTGTAGAATGTCATCTTTTAGCAAGAAGCCTGTGCTACCCTACAAAGCCAAAATGCAGTAACTACATTTTCAGCGAAAATAAGAACAGAATATGACTTAATATGTATTTTACCATATAATGTTTTCATACCACAGAAATGTGGAATTCACATGAAAACAGCATGCTGTATGTGCAGAGTCAGTCGAGCCAGGTGGAGATGACTGCTAGTCTTGGCAGAGGCTAAGTTTGCTAATTTTCCCCATGTAGCTATTGCCCGTAAATAAAGTATACCAATACTGGTGAAGTAACATCTTGGTAATTTAGCTTCTTAATCCACATAAATAAGACAACAGCTAAATCCAGTCATGATGGAAAAAATTGCTTGCCTAGCTTGGTAGAGTGGCAAGGTAACTACCTGAGCTTAGCAAAGTGTCAGTAACTGCAATCTCAGCTGGAATTCAGGAATTTATGAGGTTATGATACATATTAAAACCACTTACTAATGTattaaactgtaaattaaattcaaaagtTTCTGCTTTCTTCCTTGTAGGCTGCTGTGCTACAAAATCAGGGTATGGGATTTGTGAAACATGGGCATCTATAGGGCAAGGAAAGTCAGGATGTGTCAGCTTAAATCCGTCACTCCTGTATCCCTAAACTTTATGGATGTGCAACACTAAATTGCTGGAGTACTTCCTtagtctcctgtgtgtgtgtttaaagggTCTGAAGGCTGCGACTGACTCTCCTCTGCCTGACAATGAGAAGAAAGACTCTCTCCTTGGTCTCTACTGGGCAGCCCAGATGGCTTCAACTCATGCCTCTTCAGCATGCAACGCCAGGTAACCAACCTACCTACCTATCTGTTCCTATTTATTGTTAAAGCAACAGTTTGATACAGGTTCTGACTAACCTCAGAACTCACCAGAAATTCCAGGTCTTTCTGTAATATTCCTccagtctctctttttttattctttctccATAGGTTCATGAAATAATGCTAAATTCATACATTCAATTCATACAGCCttgttctgtctgaacacagtcTTGGAAACAGGGAGCAGTATCTAAAGGGCTACATATTGGaaacctctaaagctcactaactTACATGTTATATCTGGttagtttaatctgtacaaaaaacaaaggttAAAATCAAGAGGTTGCGGTTTTGCAGGGGGTTGAGTGCTGGACTACTTCTCGGCTTGGTACAGTCACCTCTCTCTCATCTTggtctccctctttttctctcctctccttcaggaAGAGCCACTACTCCTCCACGGAAGTGTCCTTTGCTGACAGCTGGCTCAACTCAGCGGAGTATGTATCAGCAGCACATTTCCATTCCAATTTGGAAAACTCTGCGATGTTCATATCCCCTCTGCCAAGTCGAATTTTACAGGTACATACTTACAGTATTTCATTTCTAAATCTATCTCATTTTTACAGCTTGTAAATGTATCTAATTTTTGTCGTTACTCTCATATTTGTATGTATAGGAGGGTGACAGTGCACCCAACATTGCTGATCTGAGTGCAGATGAGAACCACACACTGTCCATCTTCTCCTGGATGAAGAGCATCAACTCTCTGCTTGGtagagcagacacacacacatgcacacacatacactcaaatagtataacacatttttttttgttaaattattttataatattataattattataatttgtGAGCTTTTAAGGATGCTCACGACCATGTCATCTACCAGGTGGGACGCTGGTGAATTTGTGGCAGAGAGCAATGTGTTCAGTGACCAcgagagagaaaggcagagagatgtTGGGACAGCTCCTCCTGAATCCCGGCTTCGCCACCAGCACTTTCCTGAGCATCGTCACTGGAATGTCGACCAGCtgctgagacaaacacacaagcacactcacaaacaggaacagagagagacaacaacTCCACTTATATGATGGTATTCACTTTTTCATCAGAAAGTTGACACATGCTAAAATTTGTCGATTTTTTGAATAGTAAATTATATAGGATTactattgtaaaaaaaaaaaaaaaaaaaactcagaggGAGATTTCACTAAGACAAGACCCTGTTAATACAAAGAGACATAACTGGCATTTTATTTCCATCAAATTAAATAGTTCAAGTACTGAAAGTTAGTTATGTCATTATTTGGAAGGTGTAGATCAACTGACAGATTACAGTGTAAAGCAAGTAATCCTCAGTGTATGTTCTTGTTGTGCTTTTGTGAATATGTGTCCCAGTAAACCGCTGATAATCCCTCGCTTTTACTGTCATTATTAAACTCTTTTTTGTGGATCTTGTTACTGCACTTTAATCAGTAATATATAGACGGCAAGGACAAGACAGAAAGTTCTAAAACTCTCGTTTGAAGATACACAATCaagtttaaatgttaaattttacGACTGTAATCACTTATAGATTTTACATCAGGACAACTACAGTTTGTCACACTGTGTGGGACAGATAGAAGTGGGTGGTTGAGTAACTAACCGATTAAGTACATCTACTGAATATTGTATTTACATACAGTTTTAGGTACTGTTACTCTACTtgagtatttacattttctgcttctttcttgCAGTTTTTACACCATTACATTTATGGGAGCTATAGTTACTAGTGCTATAGTgcttactttgcagattttaaTTCTTCACACACAATTAGTGAttagtttataaaatatcatgtattgttatagattaaactaccAAACAGTATATAGAATAGTGTAACTGCTCCATCTCAGCAAACTAATAGATTGACATTGCTATACATTAATGCTTCAAATCCATTTcacaaattatatttatgtattttttctcaTGTAAGATTTgaaatgcaggatttttactggtaatggagtattttacaCCGCAGTACTGTGACTGTTACTCAGCTGTAAGGTGTAAGACAGATGGTTTTAAAGGCCCAGCTGAGACACGAAGTCACTACAGCTCTGTTTAAAATCTATGAAATTAGTTTTTCATACCTGCAAAGATGTTCAGTCCATAAACTGCAGTAAAATTTAGATTCACGTGAAAGCGCAGTATGTCATCTGGAGCTGTACTCCAGTGCAACAATGCCCCCTAGTGGTAATATGATGTAAATACTTACCTGTCCTGTAACTTCTCCAGGAATGGTAAATGAtgttacacattttaaataaaacttataATAAACATTTCTTGTCATAAAGTGGTTTGGATCCACTGAACAGTGTTAATACTGGAAAGGACAGTCACATGCTTATGACCTGTAGCTTCTGGAGTGAGCATCTATACACAGAGATGTTATCAGACAGAGAGAACTGTATCATTGGCAGAAAAGGAAGGGGAAATGATGGGTAACCTGCCCATTCAGTTATGTCTGATTCATATCACACAGCCATCTTGGCCGGAACCATATAAACACTCAATGcctattttcagtttgtgtatCCAGCAGTAGGGTTTCCTTAATGGATTATTTAAAAGgaacagaaacactttttaGATTATTCATGTAAATGTATCTTAAAGGCAAGATAGGAAACAAGTAGACTGGAGCTGAGACATCTCCAGTTCATAGATGGTGTACAAGAGAACAAATTATGGAAAAGTCTTTATTTCAACACAAGAcataacatttacaaaacaaaatactcCACACAATTTGAATCACTGTAGGTGATGGCATCACATAAGAATGACATCGAAGACAATTTTTAAAAGGAAGACACAAAGGGTCATTATACCTGCCACTGGgaaaacacacttaaaaaacCCTCTGTATGTTATCAACATCGTTTATCTATACTAGTTCATGATTGTCAGTGGAAAAGCAATATCAAATACAAATtcacaataacaaaacacaaatgcagaatGTGATATCCTGTCAAGGCTAGCACACTAAGTGTACTTTAAGGGCATTTTtctctatgttttttttttcttttagagctTATTCTTGGTGTTTCTTCCTATTTATGATCAAGCTTGTTTGCATTAAGCATTAAATTAGTGCTGCCAAATTTTGCtcaatacaaaaacatacattgCATTGATGGGAAATGTAGCGCTCAATTTTACATGATATCAATTAaacatatattacatattaccCACATATGgtaaaacaaatgcagaatATCCAGAATGAATTGgtttaaaactgcaaaaaaaaattcttaaatACGCTGTGTCAACTTCCAGACAGGACACATCAGTAAATTCTGCCTTAACGTATGTAGAAGATGAAGTCAGAGATGGATTAAACAGTATGTTTATCTGCTCTAATGTGAACcgcaaatgttagcatgcacaGCTAACTAGCAGTTgcaatcaaaataaataatttcttgaatggagccattgttaatgttctAAGTGCCAcctgttttcctgctgtgacaagtcaaactttctgctgtgaaaaagattctaatgttttgcttttcaaTTGAACAACAGAAACTGATGAGAAATGCTGCTAATGCCTAACAGTGCCTAGGTGCCTATTAGTAAGAATCTGGGAACCACTGATTTACAGTAACAACGATCTCCATGACAGTAACGTTGGACCAATTATCAACAATGcataaatacatatttcatgTTTCTATGTAAAGACATGTTAAATATTGTGTAAAGTGTCACACTGAGCACCATGTTATCCTAGTAACGGCAAGGATACAGAAAACAGATGTGgattaaaaatgtcaacacGCTCCAAAAGGAATGACAGTCAGGGCTGTTTTATTGCCCAATTTCCTCTTAGAGTTGGATATAAATTTCACCAAGCTTGACAAATACTGTGAAAGATGGCATAACTAACATTGAGTCTGTCCAGATATAAAATAGGAATGTCACTGTAAAGTTTAAACACAAGGAGTAGAGCTGGAGGgagaaatttaaacaaacatcagtcagaCCCACTCAGGTTCCCCTGCTGTAGAGCTGGAGAAGCAAGGGAAGCAAGTGAAAGAGCTCCAGCAAATACTCTGGGAGAAACATCTTCCAAATTACAGTCAAATAAATTTAAATCGGGAGttgaggagggggtggggggtcatcCAGAGATGTCAGGTGTTTGGTTTAACATGAACGTGTACTTCACATACACACGCAGTACACAGTATTggcctttttttaaatcctgctTTGGATTCTTGCTGCCTGCTGAGTGGTGAGGTAGAGAATGACTGAATGGCAGACCTGCTGTTAGCTGACTTACGGTCGAGATTGCTTGTTGATGCCGTTTGCATCTGGAGTGTTGCTTGGCTATATGAGAGGTAGAGGATCTCTGCTCCTCACACAGGAAACTGCCCTGAGCCTGCtaatgcactgtgtgtgtgtgtgtgtgtgtgtgtgtgtgtgtgtgtgtgtgtgtgtgagagagagagagagagagagagagaaaaagtgtgtTTGAATCGGTGTGTGTTTGATTCTATATGAGATAAAGCTTTTGCTTATATGTGGGCATGTCAAACagttatatgtatatgtacaaatatatatatactgtgtgtatatgtgtgttgaGAAGAATGTCCAGGACGTAGTTATGCTTCTCCATAGGCTGAGGCCTTGTCCTTTAACAGGTCCAGACACAAGTGACAGCTCCAGCTCcctatggagagagagagagagagagagaggagggagggaggctgaAATCTTTGTCCTCCTTGTTCTTTTCCATATATAGCCTTTGCTGGTAGccatgacatacagtattttgtatTAGCCCCCTGATATATAATAAAACCTATGAGGGTGGCTCTCAGATGTCGTACCTTCAGGAGGCTGGGTCATTGGAGGCTTCAGGCAGTACATGTGGTATCCTCTGTCACAGTCATCGCAGAACAGCAGCTGGTCCTGGTCAAGGGCAGCACACAATTAACATCTTAAATAATGTATAACACATGGACGGGGgggcagaaaaataaaaataaactccaCTGTGAGCTTTTAAATAAAGGTGAGGCAGGTTTCAAAAAGACCAAATCctattgtttttactgttttatttctctataAATCACTGTGGTCAACATTTGCGAACAATGGTGCAGTTTAAACAAACTTGGACTTATGTGGCTGCCCTTTGGATTTATGATAATAAATGACAATGCACCGTTTATTCAAGAGAAAATATATTATTGAGTCAGTCACTGAGttaggattttttaaaaacatgtaatgaaaaagaaaaccttttCACATCATGGGTAATTCATTacatatacacagtatatatctGCCTGGCATACATTCAGTGTAATGTATTGCCTATGACAGGCTGAACGCTGGCTGTGGAAAGGTCAcagcattaaaagaaaaacatgtcgAATTTGATGTAGTTCAAAGCGTATTCAAAAGGAGTAGTAATAACATTTGAACGCTCGATGTTTCACACAAAGTCTTCCCTTCACTACAGCATACGTACATCGTTCTCTGAGGTTCCGCAGAGACTGCAAGACTTGCACTCGATGCACTGCCACTGGTACGTCCTCACCGCCTGCATCATGTTCTCAGTGAACTGCAGGCATGTGGGGTGACCTGCGGAGGAGAGACGAGAAAagggaagaaggaaggaagggaggaaagagtGGATAGTGTTTAGAAAGTAAAGTCAGTGGTGCTTTgttatgatacagtttgtagATGTGGCAGAAGCCCTAAATTGGCTCACATCTAAACATATTAGCACCATTCATAGAAAAATGGCTTACATCATCTACAGCTGAATTTGCTTCAGGTTTTCAGTAAAAAGATGATGCACTTTCCATATTAATGAGAATAAATAAAGACTATTCACTATGCTAAGAGTTTGGgatttgctgtgttttattttaagtcatCCCTTAATACAGTAAATTAGTCTTTTGCAATTTTTTTAGGGAAATCGTTTTGCTTAAGTTAAGTTATTGGATACAGTGTTTTTCCCTGACTTAGATAAATAAGAAAACCAAACAAGTGTAGTTGCACCCCAAAGTGTTGACAGTCAATACAGCTGGATGAAATTTAGCATCAAAAGCCACAAAAGTACACTGTATGTCTcagaagacaaaacacaagcagtgatgtgtgtgcaggaaaacacagccaAGCAGCATTTTGTAATCTTCCCTGAAAGCTACAGCTGTGACAGCACACAAACAATGATATTAGGTTAATGTAAAATGATCTTCTTGTTCCTTGTGTTGGTAACAAACATTTTATAGCTACTGCCAACACCATTTATGGCCTCCGCGCAGCCTCACAGTGCTATTCTTCGTCTTCTGAGCACAGTTATCTGTATCACCCTGGAATCAGTGGGGTATCAATGAGCCATGAATGAGCCATAatcaaggatgaactgatttaTATCTAGACTGGGAAGGAAACCAGAAACAGAGAACACACTCCCTATCAGCCTCTGATGGGTGAGTAAAGATAAACGTGATCTGAGTAGTAATTAATGTAGAGATGTttaagctgctgctgcctgcctcCCGAGTTAACCTGAGGAATTACAGTTGGGAAGTGATAGATTAACAGATGAATATATGGGCCTACTGGCTTAAATGGATAGCACTTAGGTGCAGGTATTAGAATAAGCATTTCTATCCAGCATTTACCGACAAAAGAAAGGATCTAGTCcttaaagacagagaggagcaatGGAGTGCCGATTGGCTCTTACCTCTCGGCTACCTGTCCTCTTTAGCCAGTGGAGTGACTCAAGAGTCCACGTTCATCCACATTAGTGGCCAGTCATGTAATTTACTCCATTTTCTCTGGTCCACCATGTCTGATATTAACCTTTTCAGTCCAGAATTAAATAGGATGTAGCCACAATGTTTAGACTACAATCCAGATTATCTAATGCAAGCAAAGTCAAGTGTAAGGAGTTTACTTTTTGTTTATGAAAAATCTTAAGGTCTTAAGTGTAAAATCCATATGAGCATGgtgaaaaaaaagctgttgtaTCCATCAGAGACAACATTTTCAAGAAGAAGCTGGCTCTATGTATAAATAAAGGAGAATAATCCAGCGACTCTGCAGGTAGAGGTGTCTTCAAGGTGAGCCACTGTAGTCCAGTCTGTGCTCTCAGTCTTTCAGTGTCGcctcaacaaaaacatttaatcagaaAAGGATTTTTATTGCCACAAGGTCCAACTAGTCAAGCCGTCCTGTTATCAGCTGTCAGCCACA from Lates calcarifer isolate ASB-BC8 linkage group LG7_1, TLL_Latcal_v3, whole genome shotgun sequence carries:
- the LOC108896857 gene encoding protein LEG1 homolog; its protein translation is MLRPTVLGLLLACAVSLSSSAVILENGMPILWAHTTGQVTDLPTQNGILTPDPWHYLHRMSLYRLAIAATDPFMGSMGTNATDSPLWGLPLQLGWMLTSGRLADPTGATTCGLQTGDTMCISPQSWWGCVNYFVSALPFLSAAQQGFIGPGVQVQMQTPAGVEDFCTTYADCTTRYPDAMAKWDAFFQGLKAATDSPLPDNEKKDSLLGLYWAAQMASTHASSACNARKSHYSSTEVSFADSWLNSAEYVSAAHFHSNLENSAMFISPLPSRILQEGDSAPNIADLSADENHTLSIFSWMKSINSLLGGTLVNLWQRAMCSVTTREKGREMLGQLLLNPGFATSTFLSIVTGMSTSC